One part of the Lytechinus pictus isolate F3 Inbred chromosome 3, Lp3.0, whole genome shotgun sequence genome encodes these proteins:
- the LOC129255594 gene encoding neurexin-4-like translates to MDSCSLTVCSDVNSANSLELETVCSEQLAYSDEARDFSDRLKVCQFQVQVFGKFALIYPDQKIPGDGGWTANPNDESSAPSLTIDLGHRARVVAVATQGRYNSNEFVKAFKLACSNDGEKWNFVLENQAEKTFQANTNNDDVIKISLPEPVEGRYIRFLPTSYNNMISMRVELFGCLMDAQSASFDGSNYLRWDLRSESEMLNLEEELIDIQFLTIEPTGIILSADGTQGDFIMITMEDGKLHLSLNIGSNPLYAAGTLNMEVGSLLDDGHWHSMRYMRVNHDITLRLDGLKVKGKLSSDFAKLNLDREMTVGGASDRAKGSHRIKQNFKGCLQNVRISNTVNPNLLGISLDFISEVEVGGRRAFSSVGEFFAGCISEDTTSLTFPTEESYLKWPVSTSSNNFTVHIRFRTFDDDSLMLYNAQGSNNYIGLGVRDSQFVVIIKNGPDAVDVPAAVYVNDGLWHRVRVEVAGGKVHITVDENKQSTAYNTGFVSTSTEFYIGGTVFSRTETAYLPGFRGCISQIHLLDNDVNITSLESTTMPEGVIKNDIQVDTCALFDWCSPNPCEHGGSCSSDWHTFVCDCHGTGYTGAVCHTSSNEELCVNQFISGETQIDTDGSGPIMPLSVRCTIEDVGSGVYYKWTEISHNMDKEERIDIPNGFEAAGSFMQKIEYAATIEQIENLIEQSEECEQFLSYQCTNAKLLNSPNGSPYGWWVNRYDQKMESWGGAPAGTGRCACGIGMVCAPDNSKYCNCDAASTNNGVDEGKLTEKKYLPVTQLRFGDTGDSGSSASYKLGKLRCRGDVSLTNVVSFVKREAHLAAHMMTTPQGALDVAFDFKTTVDPSDPNDPATAAVFVAADAEKEGLIEVKLVNARTVQLQFDYGADMMTISVTVPDPLNDNDWHSIEANFDRKEVWLRVDREPVEKMILERPELILELTGPVYIGSSTVQSDGYVGCMRKMRINGQLVDMATMAENAKDVHEGCVGQCSTEPCLNGGTCMEKYDTVECQCDDTAFGGTYCSVEVGAEVTNGASISYSLPDELKYAEEMDTISLAFKTDQQRAQIFRVENTNDGSYIDLGLDDSGHAVLRVRLDSGNEETLREMKDFADNKNHFVEITRNMKAIRFQVDDYVPQTTEGQAFTATSFTPADIFIGHWGTSGNTFIGCTCISRVQFNGINPLKLYFSNPRPQGVVGSGLISQSRCGIEEEIPMFLPTEEYPPTEPPKVTQFVPSGAPVSSDLAPGDKAAIAIVVILLLLALCLLLFLIGRYTSRHKGMYSTNEDKGAKNARNADDAVALQGSKRSKEYYM, encoded by the exons GCGATGGTGGTTGGACAGCTAACCCAAACGATGAGAGCTCAGCACCAAGTCTGACGATAGACCTGGGACACAGGGCCCGGGTCGTTGCTGTGGCAACACAAGGTCGATACAACAGCAATGAGTTTGTTAAAGCTTTTAAGTTAGCATGCAGTAATGATGGTGAAAAATGGAACTTTGTCCTAGAAAACCAAGCTGAAAAG ACGTTCCAAGCTAATACCAACAATGATGATGttataaaaatatcattacCAGAACCTGTGGAGGGCCGTTACATTCGCTTTTTGCCAACAAGTTATAATAACATGATTTCAATGAGAGTAGAACTCTTTGGCTGTTTAATGG ATGCACAAAGCGCATCATTTGATGGATCTAACTACCTCAGATGGGATCTTCGTTCCGAAAGTGAAATGTTAAATCTTGAGGAGGAGTTGATTGATATCCAGTTCCTAACAATTGAGCCGACTGGAATCATTCTGTCAGCCGATGGCACACAAGGAGATTTCATAATGATCACCATGGAGGATGGAAAATTACACCTCTCTCTTAATATAG GTAGTAACCCGCTATATGCTGCAGGCACATTGAACATGGAAGTTGGAAGTTTGTTGGATGATGGTCATTGGCATAGCATGAGATACATGAGAGTTAATCATGATATCACTCTTCGGCTTGATGGTTTGAAGGTCAAAGGAAAGCTTTCCAGTGACTTTGCCAAACTAAATCTAGACAGAGAG ATGACAGTTGGCGGTGCATCAGACAGAGCCAAAGGTAGTCATAGAATCAAGCAGAACTTTAAAGGTTGTCTTCAGAATGTTCGTATCAGTAACACGGTGAACCCAAACCTCCTGGGTATCTCTCTTGATTTCATATCAGAGGTTGAGGTAGGAGGAAGGCGAGCATTCTCATCAGTTGGTGAATTCTTTGCTGGCTGTATCAGCGAAGATACCACCTCGTTAACCTTCCCTACTGAGGAGTCCTATCTCAAGTGGCCTGTTTCTACTTCCAGTAACAACTTCAC GGTTCATATACGATTTCGAACCTTTGACGATGACTCACTGATGCTATACAATGCACAGGGATCTAACAACTATATTGGGTTAGGTGTGAGGGACTCTCAGTTTGTGGTCATTATAAAAAATGGTCCTGACGCTGTGGATGTGCCAGCTG CTGTGTATGTGAATGATGGACTGTGGCACAGGGTGAGGGTTGAAGTCGCTGGTGGTAAAGTCCACATTACTGTAGATGAAAACAAACAGTCAACTGCCTACAACACTGGCTTTGTTTCTACATCCACAGAATTTTATATTGGTGGGACTG TATTTTCAAGAACAGAGACAGCATACCTACCAGGATTCCGTGGATGCATCAGTCAGATTCATCTCCTGGATAATGATGTCAACATCACTAGTCTAGAATCAACCACAATGCCAGAAGGTGTTATCAAGAATGATATCCAGGTTGATACCTGTGCACTCTTTGACTG GTGTAGTCCAAATCCTTGTGAACATGGTGGCAGCTGTTCTTCTGATTGGCACACCTTCGTCTGTGATTGCCATGGAACAGGATATACTGGAGCGGTATGTCACACAA GTAGTAATGAAGAGCTCTGTGTTAATCAATTCATATCGGGAGAAACACAGATTGATACAGACGGCAGTGGTCCCATCATGCCTCTATCAGTACGCTGTACTATTGAAG ATGTTGGTTCTGGTGTGTATTACAAATGGACTGAGATCAGTCACAACATGGACAAGGAAGAAAGGATAGATATACCAAACGGATTTGAAGCTGCAGGATCTTTCATGCAGAAGATAGAATATGCTGCTACTATAGAACAGATTGAGAATTTGATAGAACAATCAGAGGAGTGTGAACAATTTCTCAGTTACCAGTGCACAAATGCAAAGTTGCTCAATTCACCAA ATGGATCTCCATATGGTTGGTGGGTAAACAGATATGATCAGAAGATGGAGAGCTGGGGTGGTGCACCTGCTGGAACAGGAAGG TGTGCATGTGGTATTGGAATGGTATGCGCACCTGATAATTCCAAATACTGTAACTGCGATGCTGCATCTACAAACAATGGTGTTGATGAGGGCAAACTTACCGAGAAGAAGTATCTACCTGTAACACAGCTAAGGTTTGGTGATACTGGTGATTCAGGATCATCTGCTTCATACAAGCTTGGGAAGCTTAGATGTCGAGGAGATG TGAGTCTCACCAATGTTGTAAGCTTTGTTAAACGAGAGGCTCATCTAGCTGCCCACATGATGACCACCCCACAGGGTGCCTTAGATGTTGCCTTTGACTTCAAGACAACAGTAGATCCATCAGATCCTAATGATCCAGCCACTGCTGCAGTCTTTGTTGCAGCTGATGCAGAGAAAGAAGGGCTAATTGAG GTAAAGTTGGTGAATGCGCGCACTGTGCAGCTCCAATTTGATTATGGTGCAGACATGATGACCATCAGTGTGACAGTACCCGACCCACTCAATGATAACGATTGGCATTCTATTGAAGCAAACTTTGATCGCAAGGAGGTGTGGCTGAGGGTAGACAGAGAACCAGTAGAGAAGATGATCTTAGAACGACCAGAGCTTATACTGGAGCTCACTGGCCCAGTCTATATAG GTTCCTCAACAGTCCAATCAGATGGCTATGTAGGATGTATGCGTAAGATGAGGATAAACGGCCAGCTGGTTGACATGGCAACCATGGCTGAGAATGCTAAAGATGTTCATGAAGGCTGTGTTGGTCAATGTTCTACAGAACCATGCCTGaatggaggtacatgtatggaGAAATACGACACTGTAGAATGTCAATGTGATGATACAGCTTTTGGCGGTACCTATTGCTCTGTGG AGGTTGGTGCCGAGGTGACAAATGGAGCCAGTATTTCCTACTCATTACCAGATGAACTGAAATATGCAGAAGAGATGGATACGATCAGTCTGGCCTTCAAGACCGATCAACAAAGAGCTCAGATCTTCAGGGTAGAGAACACTAATGATGGAAGCTATATTGATCTAGGGCTTGATGACTCAG GGCATGCTGTGTTGAGAGTAAGGCTTGACAGTGGAAATGAGGAGACCCTAAGAGAGATGAAAGATTTTGCTGACAATAAAAACCACTTTGTTGAAATCACCAGGAACATGAAAGCAATACGTTTTCAG GTTGATGATTATGTTCCTCAGACCACGGAAGGCCAGGCCTTCACAGCGACATCATTTACTCCAGCAGATATTTTTATTGGACACTGGG GTACCAGTGGGAATACCTTCAttggttgtacatgtatatcccgaGTTCAATTCAATGGCATCAATCCACTCAAGCTTTACTTCAGTAACCCCCGACCTCAGGGAGTGGTAGGGTCAGGGTTAATTAGCCAGTCAAGATGCGGCATAGAGGAAGAGATACCCATGTTCTTACCTACCGAGGAGTATCCACCAACTGAACCACCCAAGGTCACTCAGTTTGTACCTTCAGGAGCTCCTGTCAGCTCAGATCTAGCACCTGGAGATAAAGCCGCCATTGCAA TTGTGGTGATCCTTCTTCTTCTTGCATTGtgtcttcttctcttcctcatCGGTCGTTACACATCACGTCATAAAGGAATGTATTCAACCAATGAAGATAAAGGAGCTAAGAATGCCCGCAATGCTGATGATGCTGTGGCATTACAAGGCTCAAAGAGAAGTAAAGAATACTATATGTAG
- the LOC129256305 gene encoding myeloid differentiation primary response protein MyD88-like has translation MNYNDLTVQLHLPGDAKRDSGKVFLSSGTKSVEAADGKTSTSTSSSSSLSQAGNDNSCTFEPPVSASEKPTTASLGPLGQDSDSGCFELMAAELPEKGDKDEESKIDLLMPATGIGWRTTNMLSQYLRPPRPGSSDWRDLAEEMGFSYQLHIQNFAMETDPVAKVLSAWCTKPGSNVGKLLDILEKIERHDVLDALPTFLEEDCKRWRRTQAEAKDPIQVPEVTGNFATSTSEDLRGITLNDSPSGPPEMFDAYICFAMADLEFVQELRRQLESEPHNFKLCIDQRDLLPGGSHALVTAEIIKNRCNKMLVVLSPEFLQSSSCDFQTKFAVSLEPGARRRRIIPILIKPCEPPLIIRHITTCDFTKQDLRPWLWDRLRKAMSIR, from the exons ATGAATTACAATGATTTAACGGTGCAGCTTCACCTACCGGGTGACGCAAAGAGAGATTCTGGTAAAGTATTTTTAAGTTCCGGAACTAAATCTGTCGAAGCTGCAGACGGTAAAACTAGCACTAGCactagcagcagcagcagcttGAGTCAGGCTGGCAACGACAACTCCTGTACTTTCGAGCCACCTGTTTCGGCGTCGGAAAAGCCAACAACAGCTTCCCTCGGACCACTCGGACAGGATAGTGATAGTGGATGCTTTGAACTAATGGCAGCCGAATTGCCTGAGAAAGGAGATAAAGATGAGGAAAGTAAGATCGATCTCCTCATGCCAGCCACTGGCATCGGATGGAGGACAACTAACATGCTTTCTCAGTACCTCCGTCCTCCTAGACCTGGATCGTCTGATTGGAGAGATTTAGCTGAAGAAATGGGATTCAGTTATCAACTTCATATCCAAAACTTTGCTATGGAAACAGATCCAGTGGCAAAAGTTTTATCTGCATGGTGTACTAAACCTGGAAGTAATGTTGGAAAGCTACTTGATATCttagaaaaaattgaaagacaTGATGTCTTAGATGCACTGCCTACATTTCTTG AGGAAGACTGTAAGCGATGGAGACGAACTCAAGCTGAAGCTAAAGATCCTATTCAAGTACCGGAGG TGACAGGCAATTTTGCAACATCCACATCAGAAGATCTAAGAGGAATCACACTCAATGATTCACCATCTG GGCCTCCAGAGATGTTTGATGCTTACATTTGTTTTGCCATGGCCGATCTTGAGTTTGTTCAAGAGCTCAGGAGACAATTGGAATCTGAACCTCATAACTTCAAACTCTGCATTGATCAGAGAGATCTACTGCCGGGAGGTTCGCATGCTCTCGTCACTGCAGAAATAATCAAGAACAG gtGCAATAAAATGCTGGTAGTATTATCTCCAGAGTTCCTGCAGAGTTCAAGCTGTGACTTCCAAACCAAGTTTGCTGTTTCATTAGAACCAG GTGCAAGGAGAAGACGGATAATCCCGATCCTCATCAAACCATGTGAACCCCCTCTCATCATACGACACATCACAACATGTGACTTCACCAAACAAGACCTTCGACCTTGGCTCTGGGATCGTCTCCGTAAAGCCATGTCCATCCGTTGA